TTCTTAATCTGTCCGCTGGACAGGTCAACTTCCACCTCATCACCGTTCTCGATGTTGTCCACCGCTTCCTCGCTTTCCAGCAGCGGCAGGCCGATGTCTATCGCATTTCGGAAGAAGATGCGGGCGAAGCTTTTGGCTATTATACAGGAGACACCGGCTGCTTTGATAGTCATCGGGGCGTGCTCCCTGGAAGAGCCGCAGCCGAAGTTGGTGGTAGCGACGATGATATCCCCCGGCTTGACCCGTTTGACAAAATCCTTATCGATATCCTCCATGCAGTGTTTGGCCAGTTCGTTGGCGTCAAAGACGTTCAGGTAGCGCGCCGGTATAATGACATCGGTATCAACATTGGCTCCGTATTTGTGAACTTTTCCTTTTAACATTTCGCTCTCCTTTTTATATTTGAAAACCCCTCACCCTTTATCCCTCACCCTGATGAGTTCTCTATCCCTTAACGGGGAGGTTAGTGATGATATCAAACCAAACCTCTTAACAACCTCCAGTAATGCCTCTTTCTTGAT
This DNA window, taken from Dehalococcoidales bacterium, encodes the following:
- the leuD gene encoding 3-isopropylmalate dehydratase small subunit encodes the protein MLKGKVHKYGANVDTDVIIPARYLNVFDANELAKHCMEDIDKDFVKRVKPGDIIVATTNFGCGSSREHAPMTIKAAGVSCIIAKSFARIFFRNAIDIGLPLLESEEAVDNIENGDEVEVDLSSGQIKNLKNGKVFTAKPYPDFMSELISAGGLIEHTKKRLAMRR